In Vibrio cidicii, the DNA window TTCGGTGATGTCCATAGCGGAAATCACCGCGTCGTAACGTTTGAACTTCAGGGCAGGAATAAGGCTATCAAACGCTTGATTGTGGAAGCTGCATTTCGCTTGCATCTGCTTACACAGCGCGTTGGCTAAATCGACATCGAAACCTTGGATTTGATTGTTCTCATCCATGTATTCGAACGGCGCATAAGTGGCCTCCATGGCGAATTTAATTTCCTGCTGAGCAGCTACGTTGGTAGAGACGAGTCCGATAAGGGACGCCAGTAACATTTTTTTCATTGTAATACTCCGTGTTTTTATGCGCTGAAGCTCCCTCTGGGGCTCGCTTCTTATTTTGTTCTTTTAGTGCTTCAAATAATCCGCAAACTGGCTGGTTTGTGGCTGGGTAAACGCTTGTTTAGTGCCATGCTCGACGATCTTCCCTTTCTCAAGGTAGAGCACATGGCTGGCAATTTTTTTTGCAAAATCGACTTCGTGTGTCACGACCACTTGGGTAATACCCGTTTCACTCAGTTGATTAATAATTTTCACTACCTGATTGGTGATTTCGGGATCGAGCGCCGCTGTTGGTTCGTCAAATAGCAGTACCTCTGGCTTCATCATCAGGGCGCGGGCGATAGCGACACGCTGTTGCTGACCACCGGAGAGTTCCAACGGCCAAGCATCTGCTTTTTCAGCCAATTGCAACGTGGTTAAGATCTGTGTCGCTTGCTCTTTGGCTTCGGCTTTGTTCAAGCCTAAGACCTTGACCGGGGCTTCGATTAAATTTTCTAGTACGGTCATGTGCGGCCAAAGATGGTATTGCTGGAAAACCATGCCAACTTTACGTCTTAGCTGCAAACCTAGATGTTCACTCATTGGCTGAGCGAAATCGAAAGTTTGCCCGGCGATATTCAGCTGACCGCTATCGGCATTTTCAAGTAGGTTCAACACGCGCAAAAGAGAGCTTTTACCCGCACCGCTTGGGCCGAGTAAGACTAAGGTTTCGCCTTTGTCACAACGAAAATGAATATCGTGCAATACTTGGGTGTTGCCGTAAGACTTATTGATGCCATTAACCTGAATCGTCATGTCTCATTTCTGCGTTAGTTGTTATGTGGCTTATGCTAGCATTTTTGCTGATCTATGCAATAAAAATGTATATAAATTTATTATGTTGCTTTTTTGTATAGTTTTAAGCCGATCTGTCAGACAGACCTACTGGTTAAACCAGCATCTGTTTTGCCAATATTGAGTCAATAATAGCGAAGCGACGCTGTTTTTCTCAGCAAAGGGGCTAAGATGAGGCGAAAGCAACGAAATAAGGAGTGAAAATGAAAATAAATGCAATTGTTGCCTTAGGAATGGCCTCATTACTGTTGGGTTGCCAGTCCAGCGAGAATCTTAGCGCGGATGTCCAAGCAACGAAAAGTGAGCCAGTGATGAGTGTTGCTGACAGCGCGCACAATGCGAGAAATTCGCTCGATTGGAGCGGCACTTATCAAGGTACGCTGCCTTGTGCCGATTGCGAGGGTATTGAAGTTTCTCTCACACTGAATCAAGACGGCACCTATCAGCTCATTCGCAATTATCTTGGCGAAGTCAGTGGGCAATTTACTTCGCAAGATCGCTTCCATTGGGATGAGCGCGGCAGTGTGGTGATTCTTTCTGCTGAAGAGGCGCCGAATCAGTTCTTCGTCGGAGAAAATGTTCTTTTCATGCTCGACAGACAAGGGCAGCGTATTAACGGGCAGTTGGCGGACCTCTACCGCCTGATTAAACAGTAAATAACTCTGGTGAGTTAACGTTTTTGCCGCCGCCGTTTGCGCTCTGTCGACCAGTTTTATAGAGTGTGCGCCTACACAAACTGAGGGGATTGAGCTCTCTTTTTCTATGGAGTATTTTGTGGAGAACGTACTGCTGGTTGTCGATTTTCTTCTGCAGCACAAATTGATTTTTACCGCGTTGATTGTGTTAGTTGTCATCGCGATTCGCCGTTTTACTTTGTCAATTATCCGCGGTGATGCGGCGCTAATCACGCAGAAACAACGTAACTGGATGTCGCTTACCAAAAATGGCACTTTCGCTGCGACACTGCTTATTCTATTTGCCCTTTGGCAAGCGGAAATCAACCAGTTTGCACTTTCTGTTACCGCAATTGCGGTGGCAATCGTGGTTGCGTCGAAAGAGATTATTCTCTGTTTTACGGGGTCGATCCAAAGAGCGAGTTCGCGCTCGTTTCGCGTCGGAGATTGGATAGAAGTAGGCAAGATCTGCGGCGAGGTGATCGAACACAATATGATGGCGACCGTGATTCAAGAGATCGATTTGCACCACGGCCAGTATCACTTTACTGGAAAAACCGCGACGTTGCCGAACAGCATGTTTTTTACCTACCCGGTGAAAAACCTCAATTTTATGAAGCGCTACGTCTACCACAATTTTTCCATTGTGGTGCCGGAGTTCGTCAACTTGTATCCGCTTATCCCTCTTTTAACCGAAAAGATTGAAGAACACTGCCACTATTTCAGTGACGTGGCTCGCCGCTACAACGCCATGATTGAAAAGCATGCGGGTGTCGATTTGCCGGGCTCTGAACCGCACATACATATCACGACCACCGCCGCTGGTGAACAGGTTGTGCACTACATGATTTTTTGCCCGACCGATAAAGCGACTCACTTGGAACACTTGATCCGCCAAGATTTTATGCATGCGTATGAAGAGCGCTTTAAAACTCAGGAAAACAAAACAGCTGAATTGTCCCTGTCCGCTTGAAGCTGCGTAGCCGAGGTCTAGACTGAAAGGTGTGATCAAAGGCAACGTCGCTCGGGGGAAAAATGGTAGGGTAATGGATTCAGGAATTTCATCACTCGCCGTCCGGTACCATCAGTTACGTGGTATCGGATGGTCGTACCCACCAAGCTATCATTATCGATCCTGTGGCAGACTGTTGTAATGAATCGGGGGAGATACGTTTCGATTCTGCCGATACACTGCTTGAGTATATTGCAGTCAATCAGGAAATGCTGACGTCGGCGTTGACTTATAATCTCACCGCACAGCTGCCCGATTGCTAAAGCATAAAGAAAAAGCCTTATCTTTCGATAAGGCTTTTTAAATGTGGCTCCTCCTGCTGGGCTCGAACCAGCGACCTGCGGATTAACAGTCCGTCGCTCTACCGACTGAGCTAAGGAGGAACGATTCTTTTATCGTGCTTGGCACTTACTGACGTTTTAATAAAACACCAGCTAATTTAAATGGTGCCTCGAGGCGGAATCGAACCACCGACACGAGGATTTTCAATCCTCTGCTCTACCGACTGAGCTATCGAGGCAAACTATCTAGCACAAGCTAAATAGTGCAAAAGTGGCGGAGAGATAGGGATTTGAACCCTAGGTACGCTATTAACGTACGCCGGTTTTCAAGACCGGTGCTTTCAACCACTCAGCCATCTCTCCGTAGGCCGCGATAATAGGGGGAAGAGATTCGCTTGTAAAGCGGAAAAAATTCAATTGCTTGATTTATCGCCACTTAGGCGCTTATTCGCTGTGATTTTGAGCGTTTGATCTCTTTTTACGCGACGTTTCGTCGCAAAGTATGCGTGCAAATAACAAAGATAAAAAAACCGGAGTGGTGTGACTCCGGTTGGTGACGTTTTTTCTGCGGCTGAGCGCTTAGAATTTGTAAGTGACACCCGCATAAAGCGCACCGATGCTGTAAGCCACATCTTTGGTGACCACGCTGCTGTTTTCTACATAAGTGGTGCGAATACCGAAGATCTCGCTATCGTAGCCAACGCGGAACGCTAATCCATTCAGTGTTGGCGGTGCATATTCTAGACCGAGACCGAAATGGATGGCGGTACCCTGATCGTCTTCGAGTGTCTGTGTCTTTTCGCTTAGGTCAAGCGCCGAAAGACCAATTAAGCCGTACGGGCGAAAGCCGTTATCAAAGCTGTATCCTAGATTGGCGTTGATCGACAATGCCGTAGGCGACCAAGTATTCACTGGGTTAGTGAACTTAATATCACCGTATTTATTGTACTGTGCCTCAATACCCACGATACGGTTAAACTGATAACCAGCGATAAGTTTAAGTGCGCTGCCATCGGCTTTGCCATCCACACTTTCATCGCTGTCGAAATCGGTAGAACCTATGCCACCACCAACATAAAATCCTGACACTTTCGACTCAGCTTGAGCTGCTGATACGGCGGCTAAGCTCAGTATAGCGAGTGCGATCGCTTTCATTCTCATTGTTATTTCCCACTAATTTGGTCTAAGGAGTTGCTTGCTGTTCTTTTTTTGCAACTCACAACACTTTCTGTGCTCTGGTTTTGAACACTGTTTTATAGTGGCCGGGATGATATACAAATCTCATAATAATTGCCATAGGCAGAGGGAATTTATTGATGATGTCTATTT includes these proteins:
- the artP gene encoding arginine ABC transporter ATP-binding protein ArtP; its protein translation is MTIQVNGINKSYGNTQVLHDIHFRCDKGETLVLLGPSGAGKSSLLRVLNLLENADSGQLNIAGQTFDFAQPMSEHLGLQLRRKVGMVFQQYHLWPHMTVLENLIEAPVKVLGLNKAEAKEQATQILTTLQLAEKADAWPLELSGGQQQRVAIARALMMKPEVLLFDEPTAALDPEITNQVVKIINQLSETGITQVVVTHEVDFAKKIASHVLYLEKGKIVEHGTKQAFTQPQTSQFADYLKH
- a CDS encoding copper resistance protein NlpE; translation: MKINAIVALGMASLLLGCQSSENLSADVQATKSEPVMSVADSAHNARNSLDWSGTYQGTLPCADCEGIEVSLTLNQDGTYQLIRNYLGEVSGQFTSQDRFHWDERGSVVILSAEEAPNQFFVGENVLFMLDRQGQRINGQLADLYRLIKQ
- a CDS encoding mechanosensitive ion channel family protein; translation: MENVLLVVDFLLQHKLIFTALIVLVVIAIRRFTLSIIRGDAALITQKQRNWMSLTKNGTFAATLLILFALWQAEINQFALSVTAIAVAIVVASKEIILCFTGSIQRASSRSFRVGDWIEVGKICGEVIEHNMMATVIQEIDLHHGQYHFTGKTATLPNSMFFTYPVKNLNFMKRYVYHNFSIVVPEFVNLYPLIPLLTEKIEEHCHYFSDVARRYNAMIEKHAGVDLPGSEPHIHITTTAAGEQVVHYMIFCPTDKATHLEHLIRQDFMHAYEERFKTQENKTAELSLSA
- a CDS encoding porin family protein, which codes for MRMKAIALAILSLAAVSAAQAESKVSGFYVGGGIGSTDFDSDESVDGKADGSALKLIAGYQFNRIVGIEAQYNKYGDIKFTNPVNTWSPTALSINANLGYSFDNGFRPYGLIGLSALDLSEKTQTLEDDQGTAIHFGLGLEYAPPTLNGLAFRVGYDSEIFGIRTTYVENSSVVTKDVAYSIGALYAGVTYKF